A stretch of Desulfurivibrio alkaliphilus AHT 2 DNA encodes these proteins:
- a CDS encoding CheR family methyltransferase, translating to MSLEREELADEAKEIEELEINLLLEAIYQRYGYDFRDYARAHLRRRLRHRLELSGLSDLGAMQHRLLCQRDFFEQLLRDLSINVTEMFRDPAAYRRIREDVVPLLKTYPYVKIWHAGCATGEEVYSTAILLHEEGLLERCRIYATDFNRVALQKAKEGVYPLERARQYNSNYQKSGGRASLVDYYRTDSESMLLKSWLRKQMVFADHNLVTDGVFSEMQLVVCRNVVIYFNRDLQERIFTTFHQSLCPGGFLWLGAKESLKLMKIGEKFSELYGSEKIFKKRLQ from the coding sequence ATGAGCCTGGAGCGGGAGGAGTTGGCCGACGAGGCCAAGGAGATTGAAGAGCTGGAGATCAACCTGCTGCTGGAGGCGATTTACCAGCGTTACGGTTATGACTTCCGCGACTACGCCCGGGCGCATTTGCGCCGCCGGCTGCGCCACCGGCTGGAACTCTCCGGCCTTTCCGACCTGGGGGCCATGCAGCACCGGCTGCTCTGCCAGCGCGATTTTTTTGAGCAACTGTTGCGGGATCTTTCCATCAATGTCACCGAGATGTTCCGTGACCCGGCGGCCTACCGGCGGATTCGCGAGGATGTGGTGCCGCTGCTGAAAACCTACCCCTATGTCAAGATCTGGCATGCCGGCTGTGCCACCGGGGAAGAAGTCTACTCCACGGCCATCCTGCTCCATGAAGAGGGCCTGCTGGAGCGGTGCCGGATTTATGCCACCGATTTCAACCGGGTGGCTTTGCAAAAGGCCAAGGAAGGCGTTTATCCGCTGGAGCGGGCCCGGCAGTACAACAGTAATTACCAGAAGAGCGGCGGTCGGGCCTCCCTGGTCGATTATTACCGGACCGACAGCGAGTCCATGCTGCTTAAAAGCTGGCTGCGCAAACAGATGGTTTTTGCCGATCATAACCTGGTCACCGACGGGGTGTTCAGTGAGATGCAACTGGTGGTCTGTCGCAATGTGGTGATTTACTTCAACCGGGATCTCCAGGAGCGGATTTTTACCACCTTTCACCAGAGTCTATGCCCGGGCGGCTTTCTCTGGCTGGGGGCCAAGGAGTCGCTGAAGCTTATGAAGATCGGTGAAAAGTTCAGCGAACTCTACGGTAGTGAAAAAATTTTCAAGAAACGTTTGCAATAA